Within Sandaracinaceae bacterium, the genomic segment GCGCGACGAGGGCCGCAGCCGCCTCGGGAGGAAGGCCCGTGAGGGGCAGGTGCTGGCGAGCGACGTCGGGCTCGGCCGCGAGGCGCGCGAGCAGCGCGCGCAGGAAGGGGCTGGTCGCGCGCTCGTCCCCCCGGAAGACAACGGCCCAAAAGACGGGCGGCGCGGCGGGCGCCCGCATGAGGTCCACCAGCACGTCGGCGCTCTCCGCGTCGCCCCACTGCACGTCGTCGATGAAGGCCACCACCGGCCCTTCGCGCGTGATGCGGAAGAGCAGCTCCCGCAGCGCCCCGAAGCCGCGCCGCTTCGCCACGAACGGGTCGTCGACGAGCGGCTCGAGCAGCGCGCTGCTGCCGGCGTCGAGCGCCTGCCCGAACACCGGGAAGAGCCGCGCGAGCTCGCGGGCATGCGCCGGGAGGAGGGCCGCCGCGCGGGGACCGCTCTGCGCGCCCAGGTAGCTGCTGAGCTCGTCGACCACGGCGTCGACCGTCTTGTAGGGCACGAAGTCCTGCTCGTAGCAGCGGCCGCGCAGGATGAAGGCACCGTCGCGAAACGCGACCTCATCGAGGAGGCGCTCGATGAGGGCGGTCTTTCCCATTCCGCTCTCGCCCTCGATCAGGGCGACGACTGGCTCGCCTCCGTCGCGGCAGAGGGCGAAGGCCTCCCGGAGCGCGGCGAGCTCGGGCTCGCGCCCGACGAAGGCGCGGCCGGCGTCCGCCACGGCGAACGCGCGTGGCGCATCGAGGCGAGTGAGGCGCGCCATCACCGCCGCTGCGTCGGGCCGTTCGTCCGGGTCGACGGCGAGGAGATCCTGGCAGAGATCGGCGAGGTCCTCCGGGACCGCAGGGTTGAGCTCGCGTGGACCCGGGGCACCGCCTTGGATCTTGGACCACAAGAGCGTCAGCACGTTCTCGTGCACGTACGGGAGGGCGCCCGTCAGCACCTCGTAGAGCATGACGCCGAGCGCGTAGACGTCGCTCCGCGGTCCTGCGGGGCGCCCCGTGGCCTGCTCCGGTGCCATGTAGAGCGGGGTCCCGACGACGGTGCCGCCCGCTGCATCGGCGCCGCGCGGTCCGAGCTCGGTGACGAGGCCGAAGTCGAGGACCACTGCGCGCCCGGTCGGCGTCACCAGCACGTTGTGAGGCTTCAGGTCGCGGTGCAGCATGCCCTCGGCGTGCAGGGCGGCGAGGGCGCGGGCCACTTGCGCGAAGACCCCGCGCACCGCTTCCCAGTCGCGCTCGACCGGCGTTCCTCCCTCCGCGGCGGGGTGCGCAGTGGCTGCCCGCAGGTCCTCGGTGAGGTGCGTCCCGCTCGTGACGACGGGGAACGCCAACTCGGCGCCGGTGGCATCGAGCGTCTGGTCGAGGGTGCTCGAGGCTCGCGTGGTGGCGGCCAACCCCGCACCGCCGAAGAAGTCCACGAGCGGAACGCCCTCCACCAGCTCCATGGCGAGGTACCAGTCTCCGTCCGACACGAAGAGCTCATGGAGCGCGACCAGGTTCGGGTGGCTCATCCGCGAGAGCGCGCGGAACTCCTTCTTGAAGCGATAGAGCGACTTGGCATCGGACTGCCGCAGGCGCTTGAGAGCGACGTGCCCGACACGCACGGGGTCGTACGCTGCGTAGACGGTGCCGTAGCTCCCCGCACCGAGGAGGTGTGCGACCTCGTATCGTTCGCCCACGCGCTCGGCACTGTCGCGAATCAACATCCCGGTCGGAGACTAGCCCATTGCCGCATCGGAAGTGAACGTCCTATCCTGCCCGCCATGTCGCTCCCTGTTCCATCGGCGCGCCTGTCGCGTCGACGCATCCGGCGCGCGGGTCTCCCCACGCCGTGGCCAGAGCACCCGCTGCGCCAGCTCGTCGCCTGGGCGAGCGACATGGACGGCTTCCTCGCGAAGGTGCGCGCCGGGGAAGCCGGGGCCTACACCCTCGACCTCTGGGGTCACGGCTTGGTCGCCGTCTTCACCTCGGAGGAGGCCCGCCGCGCCGTCATCCAAGGGAGCGCCGAGGACTTCGGCCATGCCAACGACCTCGCGGCCCTCTTCGTCGGGCCTTCTGCGCTGCTACTGCTGGACGGCGAGAAGCACGCGGCCGCGCGGCGCCGCACCATGGCGGTCATCGCCGGTGACGGTATCGCGGCGTATGGCGCCACCATGGCGGGCATCGCGGACGCGTGGATCGATGGTCTCGAGGTGGGGGGCACGACGCTCGCGCTCGAGGGGGCCCAGGTGATGACTCTCGACGTCATCCTGCAGACGGTCTTCGGCATGCAGCCCAGCCCCGAGTACGACGCCCTGCACCGGCTCGGGCGGGAGTTCATGGAAGGGGGGCGCGGGACGGGGGGCAACCTCGCCACCATGCTCTTGCCGGCCGCCGTGGTGCGCCGGCTCATGCTGGGCCGCCGTGGACCCGATATGGAGCTTCTGACGGAGCCCCTGCCGCTCCGCTTCCTCGGTCGGATGCGCGGCGTGCGCGAGGCGCGTGAACTCGTAGAGCGCCTTATGGAGCAGATCCGCGTGCGGCGCAGAAAGCTCGACGACGGAGACACCGACGCCCTCGCGCGCATCCTCCGCCATTCCGACGAGGGCGGGGTGCCGCTCGGCGACGCCGATCTGGTGGACGAGCTGCTCACCCTGCTGCTCGGCGGCCACGAGACCACCGCCGTCGTCCTCGGCTGGCTGCTGTATCGCCTCGCTGGCCAGCCCGAAACCTGGGCGCGGGCGCGGGCCGAGCTGGACGAGGCCTTCGGCGACGGGCCCCTCGACGCCCGCCGCGCTTCCCGGCTTCCCTATCTCGGCGCGGTGGTCCAAGAGAGCCTGCGCCTCGACGGCCTCACCCTGGGCGTCATGCGCCGCACGCGCCGCGAGGTCGTGATCGATGGCTACACCATCCCCGCAGGCACCCTCGTCAACGCGCAGGTCCGTCACGTGCACCTCGACCCCGCGCGCTTCGACGACCCCCTCGCCTTCCGCCCCGAGCGCCTGCTCGGCGGCGAGCGCCTCTCGCCCATCGACTTCGCGCCGTTCGGCGGGGGCTACCGCCGGTGCGTGGGCGCGGCCTTCGCCACCTTCGAGCTCAGCACGCTGACCGCCGCCATCGTGCGCCGCGTCGAGCTCCGCGCCCCGGCGGACCTTCGCGTGGACCGCGTGCAGTACGGCCCCTTCCCCGGGCCGAGCAACGCGATCCCGCTCGAGGTACTGAGCCGCCGCTGAGGCGCTGGCTGGCCGCCCCAGCCAAACACAGCAGGGCCACGCGTCGCCCT encodes:
- a CDS encoding cytochrome P450, with the protein product MSLPVPSARLSRRRIRRAGLPTPWPEHPLRQLVAWASDMDGFLAKVRAGEAGAYTLDLWGHGLVAVFTSEEARRAVIQGSAEDFGHANDLAALFVGPSALLLLDGEKHAAARRRTMAVIAGDGIAAYGATMAGIADAWIDGLEVGGTTLALEGAQVMTLDVILQTVFGMQPSPEYDALHRLGREFMEGGRGTGGNLATMLLPAAVVRRLMLGRRGPDMELLTEPLPLRFLGRMRGVREARELVERLMEQIRVRRRKLDDGDTDALARILRHSDEGGVPLGDADLVDELLTLLLGGHETTAVVLGWLLYRLAGQPETWARARAELDEAFGDGPLDARRASRLPYLGAVVQESLRLDGLTLGVMRRTRREVVIDGYTIPAGTLVNAQVRHVHLDPARFDDPLAFRPERLLGGERLSPIDFAPFGGGYRRCVGAAFATFELSTLTAAIVRRVELRAPADLRVDRVQYGPFPGPSNAIPLEVLSRR